From a single Bacillus gobiensis genomic region:
- a CDS encoding DUF2200 domain-containing protein: MTKHKIYTMSVTSVYPHYVTKAEKKGRTKTEVDEIICWLTGYSQEELEAQLEKQTDFETFFAEAPRLNPSRTLIKGVVCGVRVEDIEEQTMQEIRYLDKLIDELAKGKAMEKILRK, encoded by the coding sequence ATGACCAAACATAAGATCTATACAATGAGTGTCACAAGTGTCTATCCCCATTATGTTACGAAGGCGGAGAAAAAAGGACGTACGAAAACTGAAGTCGATGAAATCATCTGTTGGTTGACAGGGTATAGCCAGGAAGAGTTAGAAGCGCAACTGGAAAAACAGACAGACTTTGAGACCTTCTTTGCGGAAGCTCCCCGACTGAATCCTTCACGGACTTTGATCAAAGGTGTGGTCTGCGGTGTCCGAGTGGAAGACATTGAAGAACAAACTATGCAGGAAATTCGCTATTTGGATAAGCTGATCGATGAGTTAGCAAAGGGAAAAGCGATGGAGAAGATTTTGCGGAAATAA
- a CDS encoding DUF4355 domain-containing protein, with protein sequence MEGAEKTRNRESIVNKALKVAKEKNLPDGIIDFFIGDDEETTTANLAKFEEVYSNGVQDAVDKKFKDSGRKLPGQSGSGEGADYGKQLAKDFAENNKGLEDAQKSYFDKKEMTDEIRALSCLRTTQRRCYRPSTIG encoded by the coding sequence ATTGAGGGTGCTGAAAAAACTCGTAATCGCGAATCAATAGTCAATAAAGCCTTGAAGGTTGCAAAAGAAAAGAACCTTCCAGATGGCATTATTGACTTTTTTATTGGTGATGATGAGGAAACGACAACGGCTAACCTTGCAAAGTTTGAAGAAGTTTACAGCAATGGTGTACAGGATGCCGTTGATAAAAAATTCAAGGATTCAGGTCGTAAATTACCTGGTCAAAGTGGTTCAGGTGAAGGTGCCGATTACGGGAAACAACTAGCTAAGGATTTTGCAGAAAACAACAAAGGGCTTGAAGATGCTCAAAAATCTTATTTTGATAAGAAGGAAATGACCGATGAAATTAGAGCTCTTTCCTGCTTGCGAACAACACAACGTCGGTGTTATCGTCCGAGTACCATTGGATGA
- a CDS encoding aldo/keto reductase produces the protein MKLELFPACEQHNVGVIVRVPLDEGGLTGRITPDTIFPEGDFRNNYFRGDRKQEVFDRVQRITANLDISLEQMPETALRFILSHPAVSTVILGMRSVRHTEMNCRVGDGKGLSPEQLEKLKPHRWIRNFYKQ, from the coding sequence ATGAAATTAGAGCTCTTTCCTGCTTGCGAACAACACAACGTCGGTGTTATCGTCCGAGTACCATTGGATGAAGGAGGTCTGACAGGAAGGATTACTCCTGATACGATATTTCCTGAAGGTGATTTTCGAAATAATTATTTCAGAGGAGACCGGAAACAGGAAGTTTTTGATCGTGTACAAAGGATTACTGCTAATCTGGATATCTCTTTGGAGCAGATGCCGGAAACAGCACTTCGCTTCATTTTGAGTCATCCAGCAGTGTCAACAGTCATTCTTGGAATGCGTTCTGTTCGTCATACCGAAATGAATTGTCGAGTAGGGGATGGAAAGGGATTGTCTCCGGAGCAGCTAGAAAAATTGAAGCCTCACAGATGGATTCGTAATTTTTATAAACAGTAA
- a CDS encoding DUF3231 family protein translates to MTENRAQLTSSEIASIWTSYMQDSMSKCVLDYFLKHVEDEAIRSVVQFSYDLSSSHIEKLTTIFQEEQIPTPTGFTYDNDVNLNAPRMYTDLFMLTYINHMAKIGLLGYSGFVSISARDDIRNYYREGLNETSELFEKSSKVALSKGVFTRAPYIPYPTKTNYIDTKKYLSSGRPLNAVEISHLFLNIQTNLIGSKLAISFAQGTPRDNIRKWMLRGRDISQKHMQIFTKTLIDNDIQAPCPSDVSITDSTTPPFSDKLNMFHMSFMSAAGTGNYATAAAASQRSDLIVNYERLSLEIAQYAKDGADIVISNAWLEQPPGTIDKEQLTKKKDTME, encoded by the coding sequence ATGACTGAAAATCGCGCCCAATTAACTTCATCAGAAATAGCTTCAATTTGGACTAGTTATATGCAAGATAGTATGTCCAAATGTGTTTTAGATTATTTTTTAAAACATGTAGAAGATGAAGCAATTCGCTCCGTTGTTCAATTTTCTTATGACCTGTCGTCTTCTCATATAGAGAAGCTAACAACCATATTTCAAGAGGAACAGATTCCAACGCCAACAGGATTTACTTATGATAATGATGTGAATTTAAACGCTCCACGAATGTATACTGACCTATTTATGCTAACTTATATAAACCATATGGCTAAGATAGGATTACTTGGATACAGTGGATTTGTTTCTATAAGTGCTAGGGATGATATAAGAAATTATTACAGAGAAGGTCTTAATGAAACATCAGAATTGTTTGAGAAAAGTTCGAAAGTAGCCCTTTCAAAAGGAGTATTTACTAGAGCGCCTTATATTCCCTATCCAACAAAAACCAATTATATAGACACTAAAAAATATCTAAGTAGTGGTAGACCATTAAATGCAGTTGAAATATCCCATTTATTTTTAAACATTCAAACCAATCTTATTGGAAGTAAACTCGCAATTAGTTTTGCTCAGGGAACTCCGAGAGATAACATACGTAAATGGATGTTAAGAGGAAGAGACATTTCGCAAAAGCATATGCAAATATTTACAAAGACCCTTATCGATAATGATATACAGGCACCTTGTCCATCAGATGTTTCTATTACTGATTCAACAACGCCACCATTTTCGGACAAATTAAATATGTTTCACATGTCATTCATGAGTGCAGCAGGAACGGGAAACTATGCAACCGCGGCGGCTGCAAGTCAAAGAAGTGATCTTATTGTAAACTATGAACGCTTATCGCTTGAAATTGCTCAATATGCAAAAGATGGGGCTGATATTGTAATTAGTAATGCATGGCTAGAGCAACCGCCAGGGACAATAGACAAAGAGCAACTAACTAAGAAAAAAGATACAATGGAATAA
- a CDS encoding anti-repressor SinI family protein has protein sequence MDQLDEEWKELILEALAARITLEEIRIFLNTCRERQKIINA, from the coding sequence ATGGATCAATTAGATGAAGAGTGGAAAGAATTGATTTTGGAGGCATTAGCAGCAAGAATCACATTGGAAGAGATACGAATCTTTTTAAATACTTGTCGCGAACGACAGAAAATAATAAATGCATAA
- a CDS encoding glycosyltransferase family 2 protein → MSDHGYIEEKGISILVPCFNEQGIIVTSIESMKSLSYSQFEVIYINDGSTDETMIYLNKLLQLKPCSMSPHGKLSYEKIEGLYQSELYPNIYVIDKMNGGKADALNAGIEYSSTDFIITLDADTVLTENALLAVNDALEDKDVVAAGGMVHVLQTKTDKPLKRLSLLYANILVRVQVLDFLKAFYISKLSLVRFKALSVISGAFGVFNKQVLLDVNGYRKTIGEDIDITLKIHRYIAKHKNLKISFIADAVGYTELPETLKDLTKQRLRWQKAYIDCLIHFRSFFGKTLFTKAVSFFYIFETILVGTLASYVMTGIFIVNMIYSPQHSYLYYVFSYLFFIFLFGLAYDLAAIGMNKHYGFSFQKKDGLRLLFTIIFDIFVYRFVSMYFVMYGSISYFFNKKWNKVARTGRSYHGKNSAA, encoded by the coding sequence ATGAGCGACCATGGATATATAGAAGAAAAGGGAATAAGCATTTTAGTCCCATGTTTCAATGAACAAGGAATTATAGTAACTTCGATTGAGAGCATGAAGTCATTATCCTATTCTCAATTTGAAGTCATTTATATTAATGACGGATCAACGGATGAAACAATGATTTATTTGAATAAATTACTACAGTTGAAACCATGTTCAATGTCTCCGCACGGTAAGCTATCTTATGAAAAAATCGAGGGATTATATCAATCTGAGCTTTACCCAAATATTTACGTAATAGATAAAATGAATGGCGGAAAAGCTGATGCTTTAAATGCAGGAATTGAATATTCCAGTACAGATTTTATTATCACATTAGATGCAGACACTGTTTTGACAGAAAATGCATTATTAGCTGTAAACGATGCATTGGAAGATAAAGATGTTGTTGCAGCAGGTGGGATGGTACATGTGTTGCAAACAAAAACAGATAAACCTTTGAAACGTTTGTCGTTACTTTATGCAAACATTCTAGTACGGGTTCAAGTTTTGGATTTCCTAAAAGCATTCTATATTTCAAAATTGTCTCTTGTACGCTTTAAAGCTTTGTCAGTAATTTCAGGAGCATTTGGTGTATTCAATAAACAAGTACTTCTAGATGTGAATGGTTACCGAAAAACAATAGGAGAAGACATTGATATCACCCTGAAGATCCATAGATACATAGCGAAACACAAAAATTTAAAAATTAGTTTTATAGCAGATGCCGTTGGTTACACGGAATTACCTGAAACATTGAAGGATTTAACAAAGCAGCGTTTGCGTTGGCAAAAAGCATACATAGATTGCCTTATTCATTTCCGGTCCTTCTTCGGAAAAACTTTATTTACGAAAGCTGTTTCCTTTTTTTATATATTTGAAACGATACTAGTAGGTACCCTTGCGTCTTATGTAATGACAGGGATATTTATTGTAAATATGATTTACAGTCCTCAACATTCGTATTTGTATTACGTATTTTCTTATTTGTTTTTCATTTTTTTATTTGGGTTAGCATATGACTTGGCAGCAATTGGAATGAATAAGCACTACGGGTTTTCATTTCAAAAGAAAGATGGGTTACGATTACTATTCACCATTATTTTTGATATTTTTGTCTATCGATTTGTATCGATGTATTTTGTCATGTATGGAAGTATTTCTTATTTCTTCAACAAAAAATGGAACAAAGTTGCCCGGACAGGGCGAAGTTATCATGGGAAGAATTCTGCTGCATAG
- a CDS encoding LCP family glycopolymer transferase — MGKKVLLFVLTFFTVVMLGTVSYAFQFVMSTSSDIHEDIDRNPKFEERLKNINFKDGDPISVLIMGLDSRPGEKSGRADSLILLTINPHSKSTHMVSIPRDTYTKIKGAAEDKINSSYQAGGTEMTIYSVENLLDVPVDYFVKVNFKSFEESVDALGGVEVNNDLDFTFENVHFSKGRLKLNGKEALKYARMRKLDPRGDFGRQKRQRQVIEALIQKGASTSSITKFGELVKVVEKNVKTNMTFNDMWRIQSNYKVARENIQQHKIEGSDKIIKGTYYYMPDKKELRKVSNNLKKHLELNGNDF, encoded by the coding sequence ATGGGGAAAAAAGTACTGTTGTTTGTTTTAACCTTTTTTACAGTAGTAATGTTAGGGACAGTCAGTTATGCATTTCAGTTTGTAATGTCAACTTCATCAGATATTCACGAGGATATCGACAGAAATCCTAAATTTGAAGAACGTCTGAAAAACATCAACTTCAAGGATGGTGATCCGATATCTGTTCTGATAATGGGGCTTGATTCTCGTCCAGGTGAAAAAAGCGGGCGGGCCGATTCATTGATTCTATTAACAATTAATCCTCATTCTAAATCAACGCATATGGTAAGTATCCCTCGCGATACGTATACAAAGATAAAAGGAGCGGCAGAAGACAAAATCAACAGTTCTTATCAAGCGGGAGGGACAGAGATGACAATTTATTCTGTTGAAAATCTCTTAGATGTTCCCGTTGATTATTTTGTAAAAGTAAATTTCAAGAGCTTTGAAGAAAGTGTTGATGCGTTAGGTGGAGTAGAGGTAAATAATGATTTAGATTTCACTTTTGAGAATGTGCACTTTTCTAAAGGACGACTTAAATTGAATGGCAAAGAAGCTTTAAAATATGCTCGAATGAGAAAGCTAGATCCACGAGGAGACTTCGGTCGACAAAAGCGCCAACGCCAAGTTATTGAAGCTTTAATACAAAAAGGAGCGAGTACATCTTCAATCACGAAATTTGGCGAATTAGTCAAAGTTGTTGAAAAGAACGTGAAAACAAACATGACCTTCAATGATATGTGGAGGATCCAATCAAATTATAAAGTTGCACGAGAAAACATACAGCAGCACAAAATTGAAGGATCAGATAAAATCATAAAGGGTACTTACTATTATATGCCCGATAAGAAGGAACTCCGTAAGGTTTCTAATAACCTGAAAAAACATCTGGAGCTTAACGGTAATGATTTTTAA
- a CDS encoding TerC family protein yields the protein MESLWLEYAWALLILIGLEGLLSADNALVLAVIAKHLPEQQKKRAINYGIIMAFTFRFAALFAISFIANVWQIQAIGAAYLLYLGLKHVIKARFGKENENIHEDDEKESAGKGFLPTVGKIALADLAFAIDSILAAVALALGLPDSPLDDFGGMDGGQFIVVLLGGIAGLVLIKFAATWFVQLLEKRPALETTAYAIVAWVGVKLAVITLAHEDIGVLDHHFPHSTAWSLIFYGVLVGIALIGWFAPGNKSLQKDKS from the coding sequence ATGGAGTCACTATGGTTAGAGTATGCTTGGGCATTGTTAATTCTAATTGGATTGGAAGGATTGTTATCGGCTGACAACGCCCTTGTACTAGCAGTTATAGCCAAGCATTTACCTGAACAACAGAAAAAAAGAGCTATAAATTACGGAATCATTATGGCTTTCACTTTCAGATTTGCTGCACTTTTTGCAATTTCTTTCATTGCAAACGTCTGGCAGATACAGGCGATAGGAGCGGCTTATCTTCTTTACCTAGGATTAAAGCATGTCATTAAGGCACGGTTCGGGAAAGAAAATGAGAATATTCATGAGGACGATGAAAAGGAATCCGCTGGTAAAGGTTTCTTGCCTACAGTAGGGAAGATTGCATTAGCTGACCTCGCTTTTGCAATTGATTCGATTCTAGCTGCAGTTGCTCTTGCCCTTGGTCTTCCAGATTCACCGCTAGACGATTTCGGTGGTATGGATGGAGGGCAGTTTATTGTTGTTCTTCTTGGAGGTATTGCTGGTCTTGTCTTGATTAAGTTTGCAGCAACCTGGTTTGTACAGCTTCTTGAAAAACGTCCAGCATTGGAAACAACAGCATATGCAATTGTTGCATGGGTCGGTGTCAAACTGGCTGTAATTACCCTTGCCCATGAGGATATTGGTGTCTTAGATCATCATTTTCCTCACAGTACCGCTTGGAGTCTGATCTTCTATGGAGTATTAGTCGGTATTGCCCTAATCGGTTGGTTTGCACCTGGCAATAAGTCATTACAAAAAGATAAATCCTAA